CCAGCTTGATTGCCATATGCCCTAAGCCGCCCAATCCGACGACAGCGACTTTACTGCCTTTGCCCACATTCCAGTGACGCAATGGAGACCAGGTGGTAATGCCTGCGCAAAGCAACGGCGCCACGGCCGCGAGGTTGAGGTTTTCGGGAATTTTCAGTACGAATTCCTCAGTGACGGTAATGCTTTCCGAATATCCACCGTGCGTAGGCTGGTCCAGGTATTTATCATTCCCGCCATAGGTGCCTACCCAACCGTTCTGGCAATATTGTTCTAGATCCTGACGGCAGCTGCTACAGGTGCGGCAAGAGTCGACGAGGCAGCCTACGCCGGCGAGGTCGCCGACTTTAAATTTTGTGACTTCACCGCCGACACTCGTTACGCGTCCCACGATCTCATGACCGGGAACCACAGGATAGGTTGTCCAGCCCCAATCGTTGCGGGCGGTGTGCAAATCAGAGTGGCAGACCCCGCAGTAGAGGATTTCGATCTCGACGTCAGTCGGTGTTGGCACGCGTCGTTGGATGGTTAACGGTTTTAAATCGGCGTCGGGTGCGTCAGTGCCAAAGGCTTTTGTGTTTTTTGTTTCCATAATTACTTGAGTGGTGTATCAAATGAGCAGCCGACAGTTGTGTTTTGAAGGATCGGCTGACTTGTAAATTTAATGATTTTATGGTTGCGCAGCGTTAATTTATTGTAATCATATTCGTTCATCCAAAGTCCGGCTGCGCCACGATTATCGCGGATCTGCGATACTGTCAATTTGCGCCGCGTGAGGGATAGCAGCGGAAAGCCCACAGCGAGGAACGAGTGAGGACTTGCAGCGGATAGCCCGGCGGCAGCGGCCCTGAGTGCGTGATATCTGTACAGATGAAACCCCGCTGCCGACACGCCAATACAAAAAAAATAAAAATATTTTTAATTTTGGAATGCTTGTTCCAAAATAGTTTTTATCTTTGCCCAAGAAATTTCCACAACATGGCACGCAGTGTAGAATTTAATGAAGCTGAAACGATCGAGAAGGCGATGAACGTCTTCTGGGAGAAAGGCTATCATGGCACGTCGATGCAGGATCTGGTGGAGGCGATGCAGATCAATCGCAGCAGTTTGTACAACACAATTGGTGACAAGCATTGCCTGTTCCTGAAATGCATCAGTACGTATGCTGAGGCGGGCATGGCGGAAGTGAAAGCGAAAGTGGCGCGTGAGACCTCGGCACTTCAGGCCCTGATCAACATCATCCGCGATAAGGCTGCCTGGGTGGTCGATTGTGAGAAAGGCTGTCTGGGTGTCAAGACGATTTTCGAGATAGCGCCCGAAGATGCGCAGGTGCGTAACCTGTTGAATAAGAATAACGAGATGTATCTTGAGTTCCTGACCGAACTCGTGCAAAGGGCGATTGATGACGGGGAGCTCGACCGGTCTGAAGATGCGGCCATCGTGGCGGAATACATCCTGACGACTTTTACCGGATGGAAGCAGGCATACATACTGCATCGCAACCCGATTGCCATCAGGAAGATGTCGGAGTTCCTGATAAAAAGCATTACGAAATAAATTTTTTTTGCCAATTTTCTGGAACGTTTATTTCAGAAAATCATCAGGGGGATCAAGATAAAAACGGCAGTTTTTTTGGAACATTCGTTTCAAAATTAAGGCTATGGATTAAGGATAAACTGCTGAGAATCAGCTACAATTTTGAAACAATCATTCCAGAATAATAATTTTAAACCAAAAATCAATAACCATATGAAAGTAGTGATTTCTTTTAGCCTGATGGCTTTAATCCTGATGGGGTGTGCCAATAAAAACGAAGGCGCCCCAACCGCCCCTCCGGCGAACCTGCCCGTGATGGACGTAGCCTACCAGTCGGCTTCGACTGAAACGGAGTTTCCTGTAGCCATACAGGGCAAGAACGATGTCGAAATCCGTCCGCAGGTCAACGGCACGCTCGACAGGATTTACGTAGATGAAGGCGCTTACGTGAACCAGGGTGCCGCGCTGTTCAAAATCAACGACAACACCTACCGCCAGCAACTCAACAACGCGGTCGCAGGACTGAATGCTGCCGAAGCCGCCTTGGTCAATGCCCAGCTTGAAGTGGAAAAGCTCACGCCGCTCACGCAAAACAAGGTAGTGTCTGAGTACCAGCTTAAAACGGCCAAAGCCAATGTAGGCATTGCCAAAGCCAACGTGGCCGCAGGAAGGGCCGCCGTCGCCGCAGCGCAGATCAATCTCGATTATACGCTGGTCAAGGCACCGGTGAGCGGATACATCGGGCGGTTGCCCAAGAAACAGGGAAGCCTGATCAGTACCGCCGATCCTGAGGCGCTGACAAGGCTTTCGGATACAAAAGAAGTGTATGCGTATTTCTCGTTGGGTGAAAATGAGTTTATCAATTTTAAATCCACCTATGGGGGGGCGACCCTTAATGAAAAATTGAAAAGCCTGCCGCCGGTCTCGCTGGTGCTGTCCGATGAGTCGGTGTATCCGCAGACTGGAAAAATAGACATGGTCGACGGACAGTTTGATAAGACTACCGGTGCCATTACTTTGCGGGCCAAATTTCCCAATGCCGGCGGGCTGCTGCGGTCCGGAAACACCGGTAAGGTGAGGATCAGCCTGGCACATGACAGCTCAATCGTAATTCCTCAGGATGCTACGGTGGAGATCCAGGACAAGCTCTACGTATTCGTCGTCGATAAGAAGAATGCGGTGGCGCGGCAGCCCATCAGCATTTCAGGGAAAAGCGGCACCAATTACCTTGTAAAAGATGGCATCAAGACCGGCGACAGGATTGTGCTCAAAGGTTTCGAAAACCTGCCTGACGGCGCCGTCATCAATCCGGAAAGTCCGAAAAAAGTAGCATCCAAAATATAAGCTAACCTCCTAAAAACCATACACATGTTACAAAAATTTATTGACAGGCCCGTACTGTCGACAGTCATCGCTATTCTTATAGTGATCCTGGGAACCATAGGGCTCACCACGCTCCCCCTGCAACAATTCCCAGACATTGCGCCGCCGGCAGTGCAGGTGGTGGCCTTGTATCCGGGAGCCAATGCCGAGACGGTATTGCGTGCCGTAGCGCCTTCGCTGGAAGAAGCCATCAACGGGGTTGAGAATATGACCTACATGAATTCGACCGCGAGCAATGACGGCTCATTGGTCATCACGGTCAACTTTAAACTGGGCACCGATCCCGACCAGGCTGCGGTAAACGTGCAAAACCGCGTGTCACAGGCCACGAGCCAGTTGCCCGCGGAAGTGGTGCAGGCGGGTATCCAGACAACCAAAAAACAAAACAGTCTCTTGATGGTCGTCGATTTATACTCGGATAATGAGGCGCAATACGACCAGACTTTCCTGAACAATTATGCGCAGATCAACATCATTCCGGACATTAAGAGGATTCCTGGTGTGGGGCAGGCAGTGATTTTCGGGGGTAATAAGGATTATTCGATGCGTGTTTGGCTTAATCCGTCCAAAATGGCGAATTACAGGCTGAGCGCACAGGAAGTCCTTGCAGCCATCCAGGACAAGAACCTGGAAGCGGCACCGGGTCGTTTTGGCGAAAGCAGCAGCCAGGCATTCGAATATGTGATTAAATACAAAGGGAAGCTGAACAATCCGGGTGAATATGAAAATATCGTCATCCGTTCCGATGCGGACGGCTCGGTGTTGCGGCTTAAAGATGTGGCTCGGATCGAATTCGGCTCTTATTCTTACGGCAGCGGTACACGCATAGACGGCAAGCAGGGACTCAACATCGGAATTTTCCAGCTGCCCGGCTCCAATTCAAGCGACGTACAGATTGCAATCAGGGAGATGATGGAGAAAGCGTCAAAAGATTTCCCGAAAGACGTCAAACACCTGATTCTTTACAATACAAAGGATTCGCTGGATATGTCTATCGCACAGGTCAAGTCTACGTTAATTGAGGCTTTTATCCTCGTGTTCCTTGTCGTATTCCTATTCCTGCAGGATTTCAGGGCCACGCTGATTCCGGCCATTGCAGTTCCGGTTTCTATCCTGGGTACGTTTTTCTTCATGCAGGTTTTCGGGTTTTCTGTGAACCTCCTCACGCTTTTCGCCCTCGTATTGGCTATCGGTATTGTGGTCGACGATGCGATCGTGGTCGTCGAGGCGGTACATGAGAAAATGCACAGCAGGAAACTGTCTGCAAAAGCGGCGACCACTTCTGCCATGAGCGAAATTACCGGTGCAATCATTTCGATTACGCTGGTCATGTCGGCGGTGTTTCTTCCCGTTGGTTTTATGGAAGGCTCCACGGGTGTATTTTACCGCCAGTTCGCATTTACATTGGCGATTGCGATTGTGATTTCCGCCGTAAACGCGTTGACACTAAGTCCGGCGCTGGCCGCACTCTTCCTAAAAGACGTGCCGCACGACGAACATCATGAAATGCCGTCGCAGCCTAAAACGTTTAAGGAAAAATTCTTCGCCGGGTTTAACAGCGGTTTTACCAAGCTCACCAACAAATACATCAACAGCCTGCGTTTCCTGATTAAAAACCGCTGGATCAGTCTCGGTGGACTTGCCGTCGTGATTGCCGCCACAGTTTATATGGTCAAGACCACGCCGACCGGATTTATACCATCAGAAGACCAGGGGTTCATTGCCATATCGATGTCGATGCCTGCCGGTGCCTCACTGGAACGCACGAAAAACGTGATGAAAGAGGTGGAAGGTACGTTGGGCGACCTGCCGTCGAAAAAGGTGCTCAACATCATCTCAGGATTCAACATGCTCACACAGTCGACCAGCGCCTCAGCCGGCGTCGCATTTATCCTGCTGAAACCGGCCAAAGAGCGTGGCGAACACCAGGACATCAACGACATCATGAACGACGTGCGCGGCAGGCTGGCCGGAGTAAAAGGCGCGAATTTCTTCGTATTTACTTTTCCAACCGTCCCGGGTTTCAGCAATGTCGATGCGCTTGATATCGTGCTGAAGGACAAAACCGGAGGCAGTATCAGTAAATTCAGCGGCGTCAGTAATGCATTTATCGGGGAATTGTTCAAGCGTCCTGAAATTGCAGTGGCCTTTACCAGTTTCAAGGCTGATTTCCCTCAACTGGAAATGGAGGTGGATGACGTGAAGGCGCAGCAGCTCGGCGTCAGCGTGCGGGACATCCTGCAAACCATGCAAACCTATTATGGTAGCGCCCAGGCATCGGATTTCAACCGTTTCGGGAAATATTACCGGGTGATGGTACAGGCTGATGCAGGTGCGAGAACCACGCCCGAGTCGATAAACCACATCTTCGTCAAGAACAGGCAGGGCGAGATGGTGCCTGTGAGCACGTTGGTTACACTAAAACATGTCAACGGGCCGGAGACGGCTTCACGATACAACCTGTTCAATTCCATCGGGATTAATGCCATTGCCAAACCGGGATACAGTTCCGGTGCCGCAATCAAGGCCGTCCAGGAAGTGGCCGAAA
The nucleotide sequence above comes from Flavobacterium magnum. Encoded proteins:
- a CDS encoding NAD(P)-dependent alcohol dehydrogenase; protein product: METKNTKAFGTDAPDADLKPLTIQRRVPTPTDVEIEILYCGVCHSDLHTARNDWGWTTYPVVPGHEIVGRVTSVGGEVTKFKVGDLAGVGCLVDSCRTCSSCRQDLEQYCQNGWVGTYGGNDKYLDQPTHGGYSESITVTEEFVLKIPENLNLAAVAPLLCAGITTWSPLRHWNVGKGSKVAVVGLGGLGHMAIKLAKGLGASVTLFSRTPGKIDEARSLGADEIIISTDDAQMESVAGKFDVIIDTVPYVHDVNPYVATLNINGTLVLVGYLGGLEPILNSVPMILGRKSVAGSLIGGIKETQEMLDFCGEHNIVSEIEMINMQDINHAYERLLKADVKYRFVIDMASLKS
- a CDS encoding TetR/AcrR family transcriptional regulator — encoded protein: MARSVEFNEAETIEKAMNVFWEKGYHGTSMQDLVEAMQINRSSLYNTIGDKHCLFLKCISTYAEAGMAEVKAKVARETSALQALINIIRDKAAWVVDCEKGCLGVKTIFEIAPEDAQVRNLLNKNNEMYLEFLTELVQRAIDDGELDRSEDAAIVAEYILTTFTGWKQAYILHRNPIAIRKMSEFLIKSITK
- a CDS encoding efflux RND transporter periplasmic adaptor subunit; the encoded protein is MKVVISFSLMALILMGCANKNEGAPTAPPANLPVMDVAYQSASTETEFPVAIQGKNDVEIRPQVNGTLDRIYVDEGAYVNQGAALFKINDNTYRQQLNNAVAGLNAAEAALVNAQLEVEKLTPLTQNKVVSEYQLKTAKANVGIAKANVAAGRAAVAAAQINLDYTLVKAPVSGYIGRLPKKQGSLISTADPEALTRLSDTKEVYAYFSLGENEFINFKSTYGGATLNEKLKSLPPVSLVLSDESVYPQTGKIDMVDGQFDKTTGAITLRAKFPNAGGLLRSGNTGKVRISLAHDSSIVIPQDATVEIQDKLYVFVVDKKNAVARQPISISGKSGTNYLVKDGIKTGDRIVLKGFENLPDGAVINPESPKKVASKI
- a CDS encoding efflux RND transporter permease subunit gives rise to the protein MLQKFIDRPVLSTVIAILIVILGTIGLTTLPLQQFPDIAPPAVQVVALYPGANAETVLRAVAPSLEEAINGVENMTYMNSTASNDGSLVITVNFKLGTDPDQAAVNVQNRVSQATSQLPAEVVQAGIQTTKKQNSLLMVVDLYSDNEAQYDQTFLNNYAQINIIPDIKRIPGVGQAVIFGGNKDYSMRVWLNPSKMANYRLSAQEVLAAIQDKNLEAAPGRFGESSSQAFEYVIKYKGKLNNPGEYENIVIRSDADGSVLRLKDVARIEFGSYSYGSGTRIDGKQGLNIGIFQLPGSNSSDVQIAIREMMEKASKDFPKDVKHLILYNTKDSLDMSIAQVKSTLIEAFILVFLVVFLFLQDFRATLIPAIAVPVSILGTFFFMQVFGFSVNLLTLFALVLAIGIVVDDAIVVVEAVHEKMHSRKLSAKAATTSAMSEITGAIISITLVMSAVFLPVGFMEGSTGVFYRQFAFTLAIAIVISAVNALTLSPALAALFLKDVPHDEHHEMPSQPKTFKEKFFAGFNSGFTKLTNKYINSLRFLIKNRWISLGGLAVVIAATVYMVKTTPTGFIPSEDQGFIAISMSMPAGASLERTKNVMKEVEGTLGDLPSKKVLNIISGFNMLTQSTSASAGVAFILLKPAKERGEHQDINDIMNDVRGRLAGVKGANFFVFTFPTVPGFSNVDALDIVLKDKTGGSISKFSGVSNAFIGELFKRPEIAVAFTSFKADFPQLEMEVDDVKAQQLGVSVRDILQTMQTYYGSAQASDFNRFGKYYRVMVQADAGARTTPESINHIFVKNRQGEMVPVSTLVTLKHVNGPETASRYNLFNSIGINAIAKPGYSSGAAIKAVQEVAETKLPKGYTIEFSGLTNEEITSSGQSAVIFGLSLLFVFFLLAAQYESYILPLAVLLSIPTGIFGVFAAIGLTGIENNIYVQVALIMLIGLLAKNAILIVEYAVQRRKAGKSLLAAALEAAKLRLRPIIMTSFAFVVGLTPMMRATGPSALGNHSISIGAAGGMVSGVVLGIFIIPVLFIIFQYLQEKVTGVPLAVLNNEKQSPN